In a genomic window of Pseudodesulfovibrio senegalensis:
- a CDS encoding FG-GAP repeat domain-containing protein, with protein MSRISAFSRHAALVLFGLLLMAAPTQAQNAKRYLVLPFEYTGPAKYQYYSKALQADLSSKLEWTGHFQPENQIDTTNVKIPNNEAEAIQLAKNLSVDYVAWGSTTILDKTATMKLSIQGVGGKKWSNKGQIPMTGITNWMRKSADAIMGDVFQRPGYGQTAEQKLEAQQQGNSGPKGPNFLSANSNNPSNNYGVKTLNPQFRYEGGVNTPGRWRSQTLRYPSFNMVVCDGDGDGKNEVFIMAEHNIHAYRFSEGKLLPLESFKLVRRFEPLRLSHLDVNGDGAEDLIVCGYQDERPVSHILSFKGGKYEKLVDSFTKFLGALKTPPTYRPMLVAQKLGRREFFDEYMYEAYYKDGEVKLANKIPTPAFGNIFNICYLPDGDSYKICLINDFRRLLTFTPTLERQAETQESYNTSPIMVEFEDVPLGMGGSPTKGIDSYIYIPIRMTAANLTQKDKFELLVNKDITLAGVVFDRFHQFAQGEIHSLVWDGVGMNLAWKTRRIKGTVTDYDVVDLNNDGKKQLAVLVNTYPGNLGVKARKTIVVTYELDM; from the coding sequence ATGTCTCGAATTTCCGCATTTTCACGGCATGCCGCACTGGTCCTTTTCGGCCTGCTGCTCATGGCCGCGCCCACGCAAGCGCAGAATGCAAAACGGTATCTGGTCCTGCCGTTCGAATACACCGGCCCGGCCAAATATCAATACTATTCCAAGGCTCTGCAGGCCGATCTGAGCAGCAAGCTGGAATGGACCGGACATTTTCAGCCCGAAAACCAGATAGACACCACCAACGTGAAAATCCCCAACAACGAGGCCGAAGCCATCCAACTGGCCAAGAACCTCAGCGTGGATTACGTGGCCTGGGGCTCCACCACCATTCTGGACAAGACCGCCACCATGAAACTCTCCATTCAGGGCGTGGGCGGCAAGAAATGGAGCAACAAGGGCCAGATACCCATGACCGGCATCACCAACTGGATGCGCAAATCCGCGGACGCCATCATGGGCGACGTTTTCCAGCGCCCCGGCTACGGACAGACAGCCGAACAGAAACTCGAGGCGCAACAGCAGGGAAACTCCGGGCCCAAGGGACCGAACTTCCTTTCCGCCAATTCCAACAACCCCAGCAACAACTACGGGGTCAAGACCCTGAACCCGCAGTTCCGCTATGAAGGCGGCGTGAACACGCCGGGCCGCTGGCGCAGCCAGACCTTGCGCTACCCCTCCTTCAACATGGTGGTCTGCGATGGCGACGGCGACGGCAAGAACGAAGTATTCATCATGGCGGAACACAACATCCACGCCTACCGGTTCTCCGAGGGCAAGCTCCTGCCGCTGGAATCCTTCAAACTGGTCCGCCGGTTCGAGCCCCTGCGCCTTTCGCATCTGGACGTAAACGGTGACGGCGCCGAAGACCTGATTGTCTGCGGCTATCAGGATGAACGCCCGGTTTCCCACATCCTGTCCTTCAAGGGCGGCAAATATGAGAAACTGGTGGACAGCTTCACCAAATTCCTCGGCGCGCTGAAAACGCCGCCCACCTACCGCCCCATGCTCGTGGCGCAGAAGCTGGGCCGCCGGGAATTCTTCGACGAATACATGTATGAGGCCTACTACAAGGACGGCGAGGTCAAGCTGGCCAACAAGATCCCCACGCCCGCATTCGGCAACATCTTCAACATCTGCTACCTGCCGGACGGCGATTCGTACAAGATCTGCCTGATCAACGACTTCCGCCGACTGCTGACATTCACGCCCACGCTGGAACGGCAGGCCGAAACGCAGGAATCCTACAACACCTCGCCCATCATGGTGGAATTCGAGGATGTCCCTCTGGGCATGGGCGGTTCCCCCACCAAGGGAATCGATTCCTACATCTACATCCCCATCCGCATGACCGCGGCCAACCTGACCCAAAAGGACAAGTTCGAGCTGCTGGTAAACAAGGACATTACCCTGGCCGGTGTGGTCTTTGACCGCTTCCACCAGTTTGCGCAGGGTGAAATCCACTCGCTGGTCTGGGACGGCGTGGGCATGAACCTCGCCTGGAAGACCCGCCGCATCAAGGGTACGGTCACGGACTACGACGTGGTGGACCTGAACAACGACGGCAAGAAACAGCTTGCCGTGCTGGTCAACACCTACCCCGGCAACCTCGGGGTCAAGGCCCGCAAGACCATCGTGGTCACCTACGAACTGGACATGTAA
- a CDS encoding RsmB/NOP family class I SAM-dependent RNA methyltransferase, whose protein sequence is MGRESRGHESRESENRTFRLVCGEAEIPAVERLLRVQGYEFRPLPFDPFARELLAEPFPLGTSFALRFGRIYIQDRSSMLPPLALAPPSGAGVLDMCSAPGSKTGMLSRMVGPDGFVLASEPSAERVGILRMNLRRYNAANVGTVRSPAQDLSLSAGRWTHIQLDPPCSGWGTLNRNPGARELWSGDKLPPLIALQKTLLTKAASLLAPGGVVVYSTCTTNVQENEEQVRWAMDNLGLVPESLERPQGFTFETPLLPGMDGVLRVADDSLGQGFFLARLRRPGALPHDVLTGAGAHDCARPGAKNALGSLPGAPLDRERLPAMQGAGPMAVESLPPGMLYESRGTLFFLHQGLLPCVEQGLRVRGFPLGRCKTLESRGGGRPGSKKMGGKKAGKGRKNGGAGGMNDRARFQVDPTARALMPSVQEAGPAAVQVDDAASLEALLQGRSLTAASADAKGPAPLYFDDMPLGWLTRKGKRLLWPEKSMIS, encoded by the coding sequence ATGGGGCGCGAGAGCCGGGGCCATGAGAGCCGGGAATCGGAAAATCGTACTTTCCGGCTTGTTTGCGGCGAAGCGGAGATTCCCGCGGTGGAGCGGCTGCTCCGCGTGCAGGGATACGAATTCCGGCCCCTGCCGTTTGATCCCTTTGCCCGCGAACTGCTGGCCGAACCCTTTCCCCTCGGCACCTCCTTTGCCCTGCGTTTCGGGCGCATCTACATTCAGGACCGTTCGTCCATGCTGCCGCCGCTGGCCCTTGCGCCGCCTTCCGGCGCGGGCGTGCTGGACATGTGCTCGGCCCCGGGCAGCAAGACCGGCATGCTCTCGCGCATGGTCGGGCCGGACGGGTTCGTGCTGGCGTCCGAACCCTCTGCCGAGCGCGTGGGCATCCTGCGCATGAACCTGCGCCGCTACAACGCGGCCAACGTGGGCACGGTGCGTTCGCCCGCGCAGGATTTGTCCCTGTCCGCAGGCCGATGGACCCACATTCAGCTGGACCCGCCGTGCAGCGGCTGGGGAACCCTGAACCGCAACCCCGGCGCGCGGGAGCTGTGGTCCGGCGACAAGCTGCCCCCGCTGATCGCACTGCAAAAAACGCTCCTGACCAAGGCGGCCTCGCTGCTGGCTCCGGGCGGGGTCGTGGTCTATTCCACCTGCACCACCAACGTGCAGGAAAACGAGGAACAGGTGCGCTGGGCCATGGACAACCTCGGGCTGGTGCCGGAATCCCTTGAACGGCCGCAGGGTTTCACTTTTGAAACGCCGCTTTTGCCGGGCATGGACGGGGTGCTGCGCGTGGCCGACGATTCGCTGGGGCAGGGCTTTTTTCTGGCCCGCTTGCGCAGGCCCGGTGCATTGCCCCATGACGTGCTGACGGGAGCGGGTGCGCACGATTGCGCACGGCCCGGAGCAAAAAATGCGCTCGGATCGCTGCCCGGCGCGCCGCTGGACCGCGAACGTCTGCCCGCCATGCAGGGGGCCGGGCCCATGGCCGTGGAAAGCCTGCCACCCGGCATGTTGTACGAATCCCGGGGCACGCTCTTCTTTTTGCATCAGGGGCTGCTGCCCTGTGTGGAACAGGGGCTTCGGGTGCGCGGATTTCCGCTGGGGCGCTGCAAAACGCTGGAATCACGCGGCGGAGGCAGGCCGGGATCAAAAAAGATGGGCGGCAAAAAAGCGGGCAAGGGCCGTAAGAACGGCGGTGCGGGCGGCATGAACGACCGCGCACGGTTTCAGGTGGACCCCACGGCCCGCGCGCTCATGCCCTCCGTGCAGGAGGCCGGACCGGCTGCCGTGCAAGTGGACGATGCGGCGTCGCTGGAGGCCCTGTTGCAGGGGCGTTCGCTCACGGCCGCGAGCGCGGATGCCAAAGGCCCGGCACCATTGTATTTTGACGACATGCCCCTCGGCTGGCTCACCCGCAAGGGCAAACGGCTTCTCTGGCCGGAAAAGTCCATGATAAGCTGA
- a CDS encoding AAA family ATPase yields the protein MHLSHYQVLNYKNIDDSTKIDTGSKVTCFVGKNEAGKTTLLQALYRLNPVEECTYDEVRDYPRKKLRAYQRNVKSGKEQVATVLKTVFTLDTSDIHAISEEHGSCVSKGAKLSVDIKYNGNRTIGLSVDEEEWLKNYIKDKRASEEESPTVKTTKDIESQIAALEALEDQTVVAGWIDELKNIQDKSLTIHIWNTILEDRIPKIFFFDDYRIMKGQASLDQITDSTDDGIKTLNELLALADITPQELQQNTNYEHHKANLEAIANEITDDVFKYWKQNSQLEVEFDVNRAPGNNQAEIFHVRIKNNKHRVTVPFDERSRGFVWFFSFLTAFKKLSQDHSNVIILLDEPGLNLHASAQADLLRFIEEVLATDHQIIYTTHSPFMIDSQHLERVRTVEDLEDVGVKVSSDCLSVDHNTVFPLQAAMGYSLAQTLFLGPNCLLVEGPSDLLYMQILSEVLRDKGREGLSDKWAITPVGGADKLATFATLIGSNELNICVLMDITKKDQQRVDNLIKNHFLTRKQIIELNQFTKQKDADIEDLFTPGEYIKLVKKTYPKLKQLTVTKLGQQPRIIKRIESFIKSEKIDTPFNHFKPSQTALSVIGKDIPVSEETLARFEAMFNKVNIMLP from the coding sequence ATGCACTTAAGTCATTACCAAGTACTTAACTACAAAAACATCGATGACTCTACTAAAATTGATACCGGGTCAAAGGTCACATGCTTTGTAGGGAAAAATGAAGCAGGTAAAACAACCCTTCTGCAAGCTCTATATCGGCTAAATCCAGTTGAAGAATGCACTTACGATGAAGTTCGAGACTACCCTCGTAAAAAACTTAGAGCTTACCAACGAAATGTTAAATCGGGTAAAGAACAAGTCGCAACTGTCTTAAAAACAGTTTTCACGTTGGACACATCGGACATCCATGCAATTTCTGAGGAACACGGAAGCTGTGTGTCGAAGGGAGCCAAACTTTCAGTCGATATTAAATACAACGGGAATCGAACCATAGGCCTCAGTGTCGACGAAGAAGAATGGCTGAAAAACTATATTAAGGACAAAAGGGCCTCCGAGGAAGAATCTCCAACAGTTAAAACAACTAAAGACATAGAATCCCAAATTGCAGCACTAGAAGCTCTGGAAGACCAAACCGTCGTTGCAGGATGGATTGATGAACTAAAGAATATTCAGGACAAAAGCCTGACAATCCACATATGGAACACAATTTTAGAAGACAGGATTCCAAAGATATTCTTTTTTGACGACTATCGAATCATGAAAGGTCAAGCCTCGTTAGATCAAATAACGGACTCTACAGATGACGGCATAAAGACCTTGAATGAACTACTTGCACTCGCAGACATCACACCTCAAGAGCTTCAACAAAACACTAACTACGAGCACCACAAAGCTAATTTGGAAGCAATCGCAAACGAGATCACAGATGACGTTTTCAAATACTGGAAACAAAACTCACAACTAGAAGTAGAATTTGATGTCAACAGGGCTCCTGGCAATAATCAAGCTGAGATATTCCATGTTCGAATCAAAAACAACAAACACAGAGTAACAGTTCCTTTTGATGAACGTTCCAGGGGTTTCGTTTGGTTTTTCTCTTTCTTAACGGCATTTAAAAAACTGTCTCAAGACCATTCGAACGTCATCATACTTCTTGATGAACCAGGGTTAAACCTTCACGCAAGTGCTCAAGCAGACCTACTTCGTTTTATAGAAGAGGTATTGGCAACAGATCACCAAATTATCTACACGACACATTCTCCATTTATGATCGACTCACAGCACCTTGAACGAGTTAGAACTGTAGAGGATTTGGAAGATGTAGGCGTTAAGGTCTCTTCTGACTGCCTGAGCGTTGACCACAACACAGTTTTCCCACTTCAAGCAGCAATGGGGTACAGTTTAGCACAAACATTATTTTTAGGTCCCAACTGCTTATTGGTAGAAGGACCTTCTGATCTTCTTTACATGCAAATCCTTTCTGAAGTGCTGCGAGATAAGGGACGAGAAGGTTTGAGTGACAAATGGGCTATTACGCCTGTTGGAGGAGCAGACAAACTCGCAACATTTGCAACGTTAATTGGTTCTAATGAACTAAATATATGTGTACTTATGGACATTACAAAGAAAGACCAACAACGAGTAGATAATTTGATTAAAAACCACTTCTTAACTCGTAAACAAATTATTGAACTCAACCAATTTACCAAACAGAAAGATGCTGACATTGAAGATCTTTTTACTCCTGGCGAATATATAAAGCTGGTTAAGAAAACATATCCGAAACTTAAGCAACTGACTGTCACAAAACTGGGCCAGCAGCCTAGAATCATTAAGCGGATTGAATCTTTTATAAAGTCTGAAAAGATTGATACTCCCTTCAACCACTTTAAACCCTCACAAACAGCCTTATCCGTTATTGGAAAAGACATCCCTGTTAGTGAAGAGACATTGGCTCGCTTTGAAGCAATGTTCAACAAGGTCAACATAATGCTCCCATAG
- a CDS encoding LysE family translocator, with amino-acid sequence MFEYSLAHWSAFLAAAFLLNVSPGPDMAFILSHTVKGGKKAGLAAMLGIWTGASCHVLLAALGLTAIVAGSAMAFSVVKWAGVAYLLWLGVQAIRSDGGTLLVEKRGKSVSIGSVFRQGVFIDLLNPKVATFFLAFLPQFVVEGAGPVWAQLLLHGVLIIAVAAFVEPPVILCSDRLTEKLRRSRSLRVWLDRGLGSVLIALGVRLALTER; translated from the coding sequence ATGTTTGAATATTCCCTTGCGCACTGGTCGGCCTTTCTGGCCGCAGCCTTTTTGTTGAACGTTTCCCCGGGGCCGGACATGGCCTTTATTCTGAGCCACACGGTCAAGGGCGGCAAAAAGGCCGGGCTGGCCGCCATGCTCGGCATCTGGACCGGCGCTTCCTGCCACGTGCTGCTGGCCGCGCTCGGGCTCACGGCCATTGTGGCCGGTTCGGCCATGGCCTTTTCCGTGGTCAAGTGGGCGGGTGTGGCCTATCTGCTCTGGCTCGGGGTGCAGGCCATCCGTTCGGACGGTGGGACGCTGCTCGTTGAAAAGCGCGGCAAGTCCGTAAGCATCGGCTCCGTGTTTCGCCAGGGCGTGTTCATCGATTTGCTGAACCCCAAGGTGGCCACGTTTTTTCTGGCATTTCTGCCGCAGTTCGTGGTGGAAGGGGCCGGACCCGTATGGGCGCAGCTTTTGCTGCACGGCGTGCTGATCATCGCTGTGGCCGCGTTTGTGGAGCCTCCGGTGATCCTGTGCAGCGACAGGTTGACCGAAAAATTGCGCCGGAGCCGTTCCCTGCGCGTGTGGCTGGACCGCGGCCTCGGTTCCGTGCTCATTGCGCTCGGCGTCCGGCTGGCCCTGACCGAGCGGTAG
- the rsgA gene encoding ribosome small subunit-dependent GTPase A, with amino-acid sequence MTIYDNTGTDPAQRIDRLNQLGWDDLFEHHLATMDRPHARVARVLSAQRGRFLVGNGHAEWLCAPAGRLLRREQHRYPVTGDWVLTKESVITEVLPRRNMLCRGRAGARGKQDETARNEQPMGANMDTAFIVCGLDRDYNLRRLERYLALVYNCGIAPVIVLTKADLVQSPATYRQEVEQIAFGVPVVPTSMTDRTGVDELRVHFGHGKTVIMLGSSGAGKSTLANLLHGSDIQATASVSQSVGKGRHTTTARELIPMPGGGLLMDNPGIREIAFYTDGSGLDGAFPEIRELSESCRFADCTHQHEPGCAVLRAVASGDLGEDRLASYHKMKREMEYVSARSEKSADRVEKERWKDVALRIKRMKKKR; translated from the coding sequence ATGACCATATACGACAATACGGGCACGGACCCGGCACAACGAATCGACAGGCTCAACCAACTCGGATGGGACGACCTCTTCGAGCACCACCTCGCGACCATGGACCGACCGCACGCCCGCGTCGCCCGTGTTCTCAGCGCGCAACGCGGCCGTTTTCTGGTGGGCAACGGCCATGCGGAATGGCTCTGCGCCCCGGCGGGCAGGCTGCTGCGCAGGGAACAGCACCGCTATCCGGTCACCGGCGACTGGGTGCTCACAAAGGAAAGCGTCATAACCGAGGTCCTGCCTCGAAGGAACATGCTCTGCCGAGGCCGGGCTGGCGCACGGGGCAAACAGGACGAAACCGCCAGAAACGAACAGCCCATGGGCGCGAACATGGATACAGCGTTCATTGTCTGCGGGCTGGACCGCGACTACAACCTGCGGCGTCTGGAACGCTATCTGGCGCTGGTCTACAACTGCGGCATCGCGCCGGTGATCGTGCTGACCAAGGCGGACCTCGTTCAGAGCCCGGCAACGTACCGGCAGGAAGTGGAACAGATAGCCTTCGGCGTTCCCGTGGTGCCGACATCCATGACCGACCGCACCGGCGTGGACGAACTGCGCGTGCACTTCGGACACGGAAAAACCGTGATCATGCTCGGCTCTTCAGGCGCGGGCAAGTCCACGCTGGCCAACCTGCTGCATGGCAGCGACATCCAGGCCACGGCGTCCGTGAGCCAAAGCGTGGGCAAGGGCCGCCACACCACCACGGCGCGCGAACTCATCCCCATGCCCGGCGGCGGGCTGCTGATGGACAATCCCGGCATCCGCGAAATCGCCTTTTACACGGACGGCAGCGGCCTTGACGGCGCGTTTCCCGAGATACGGGAGCTTTCGGAATCCTGCCGCTTTGCCGACTGCACGCACCAGCACGAACCGGGCTGCGCCGTGCTCCGCGCCGTGGCCTCCGGCGACCTCGGCGAAGACAGGCTGGCCAGCTACCACAAAATGAAACGGGAAATGGAATACGTTTCGGCCCGCAGCGAAAAAAGCGCGGACCGCGTTGAAAAGGAACGCTGGAAAGACGTGGCCCTGCGCATAAAACGCATGAAAAAGAAACGCTAA
- a CDS encoding response regulator produces MAEKVLLIDDETDFLQNLSDRMNLRGMEVTTAQDGNAALDAVNQDSFDAVVLDLQMPGMDGIEVLKRIKAERPNMQIILLTGHASLEKGVEAMRLGAMDFMEKPADINSLTEKIHKAQAKKMLLVERETEAKMKEIMGSKGW; encoded by the coding sequence ATGGCTGAAAAAGTATTGCTCATCGACGACGAAACCGATTTCCTGCAAAACCTTTCGGACCGCATGAACCTGCGCGGCATGGAAGTGACCACGGCACAGGACGGCAACGCCGCGCTGGACGCCGTGAATCAGGACTCGTTCGATGCCGTGGTGCTGGACCTGCAAATGCCCGGCATGGACGGCATCGAGGTGCTCAAGCGCATCAAGGCCGAGCGTCCCAACATGCAGATCATCCTGCTCACCGGGCACGCCTCGCTGGAAAAGGGCGTGGAAGCCATGCGGCTTGGAGCCATGGACTTCATGGAAAAACCCGCGGACATCAACTCGCTGACCGAGAAAATCCACAAGGCCCAGGCCAAGAAGATGCTGCTGGTGGAACGCGAGACCGAAGCCAAGATGAAAGAAATCATGGGCAGCAAAGGCTGGTAG
- a CDS encoding HAMP domain-containing histidine kinase gives MSESSRREDLKFFGRVSATISHDLKNVLAVINESAGLLDDLCMLADKGRPIEPERLVSVAKSILGQVRRGDSIIKNMNTFAHSVDEDVRSMDMGEMLTLMSELCRRPVNAKGATLEALPGEAHLRADPYGVERVLHGMILCALESAQQGTALKFSATTVADGVQVLLQGLEQEPAPDQQLRETAQAVGATLHAHGNALELTLPLRQA, from the coding sequence ATGAGCGAATCATCCCGACGCGAAGACCTGAAATTCTTCGGCCGCGTAAGCGCCACCATTTCGCACGATCTCAAGAACGTGCTGGCGGTCATCAACGAAAGCGCAGGCCTGCTGGACGACCTGTGCATGCTGGCCGACAAGGGGCGGCCCATCGAGCCCGAGCGTCTGGTGTCGGTGGCCAAGTCCATACTGGGACAGGTGCGCCGCGGAGATTCGATCATCAAGAACATGAACACCTTTGCCCACAGCGTGGACGAGGACGTGCGCTCCATGGACATGGGCGAAATGCTGACGCTCATGAGCGAGCTGTGCCGCCGACCGGTGAACGCCAAGGGTGCCACGCTGGAAGCGCTGCCCGGAGAGGCCCATTTACGGGCCGACCCGTACGGCGTGGAGCGCGTGCTGCACGGCATGATACTCTGCGCGCTGGAGAGCGCACAGCAGGGCACGGCCCTGAAATTTTCCGCCACCACCGTGGCAGACGGCGTACAGGTCCTGCTCCAGGGATTGGAACAGGAACCCGCGCCCGACCAACAATTGCGAGAAACGGCCCAAGCCGTGGGCGCAACCCTGCACGCACACGGCAACGCGCTGGAGCTGACCCTCCCGCTCCGGCAGGCGTAA
- a CDS encoding response regulator, with translation MKILLVDDEHELVSAMAERLDMRGIHAEFCCCGTDAIEMAKEKCFDVAVLDMKMPRMSGLELRRELSALCPDMRFVFLSGHGSEEDFKQGCAEAAFYLIKPVAIEDLMETLRRVMEK, from the coding sequence ATGAAAATACTGCTGGTAGACGACGAACACGAACTGGTTTCCGCCATGGCTGAACGGTTGGACATGCGCGGCATTCACGCGGAATTTTGCTGCTGCGGCACGGATGCCATTGAAATGGCCAAGGAAAAATGCTTTGACGTGGCCGTGCTGGACATGAAGATGCCCCGCATGAGCGGGCTTGAACTTCGGCGCGAACTCTCGGCCCTGTGCCCGGACATGCGCTTTGTCTTCCTTTCCGGACACGGGTCCGAAGAGGACTTCAAACAAGGGTGCGCCGAAGCCGCCTTCTACCTGATCAAACCCGTGGCCATCGAAGACTTGATGGAAACCCTGCGTAGAGTCATGGAGAAATAG
- a CDS encoding sensor histidine kinase → MSFLKRLIPDFWDTNPDAGPHKSLFNYRRTWRQAIGLLTVVALVPLLIMTFMDYNVTRRSLKSENILRLTRVTSNTRRSVAYFLDERKSALEFIAQRESVRNLRNPERLKSILQGLKSSFGGFVDIGLIDGSGRQVAYIGPYELQGRDYGEQYWFTRTREKGAYISGVFLGYRDEPHLIVAVRCPETGPDGPYVIRATLDTARFNALLASLDLAHGGDVFITNHKGTLQTPSRWHGDVLTDLGLPMPEYSSKTTVLEAQEKDGTGVMVGYAFITDTPFVLMVVKITEQVMQPWETIRMELLWLLVVSIVVILLVIVGVATRMVSKIFIADQTRAKTLHHMEHTNRMASIGRLAAGVAHEINNPLAIINEKAGLIKDIFTFRDEYGKDERLVRNVDSILQSVHRCGTITKRLLSFARHIDVAMEQIHFKKLATEVIGFLHKEAEYRSISITMDIPDDLPDFTSDRGKLQQIFLNLVNNAFQAMNDGGSLTITAHKAGPNALQFTVSDDGCGIPENDRKRIFEPFFSTKKKRGGTGLGLSITYGLVQELDGTMTVASEVGKGTTFTITLPITPTTNKAEQA, encoded by the coding sequence ATGTCCTTTCTGAAGCGATTGATACCGGATTTCTGGGATACCAACCCGGACGCCGGACCGCACAAGAGCCTGTTCAACTACAGGCGCACATGGCGGCAGGCAATCGGCCTGCTGACCGTGGTGGCCCTTGTGCCGCTTCTGATCATGACCTTCATGGACTACAACGTCACCCGTCGTTCCCTGAAATCCGAAAACATCCTGCGTCTCACGCGGGTCACCTCCAACACGCGCCGCTCGGTGGCCTACTTTCTGGACGAACGCAAAAGCGCGCTGGAATTCATCGCCCAGCGCGAATCCGTGCGCAACCTGCGCAATCCCGAACGGCTGAAAAGCATCCTGCAGGGACTCAAAAGCAGCTTCGGCGGATTCGTGGACATCGGGCTCATCGACGGCAGCGGCAGGCAGGTGGCCTACATCGGCCCCTACGAACTGCAGGGCCGGGACTACGGGGAGCAATACTGGTTCACCCGCACCCGTGAAAAGGGTGCCTACATCAGCGGCGTGTTTCTGGGCTACCGCGACGAGCCGCACCTGATTGTGGCGGTGCGCTGCCCGGAAACCGGACCCGACGGTCCCTATGTGATACGCGCCACCCTGGACACGGCCCGCTTCAACGCGCTGCTGGCCTCGCTGGACCTCGCCCACGGCGGCGATGTGTTCATCACCAACCACAAGGGCACGCTCCAGACCCCTTCGCGCTGGCACGGCGACGTTCTCACGGACCTCGGCCTGCCCATGCCCGAGTATTCGTCCAAGACCACCGTGCTCGAAGCGCAGGAAAAAGACGGTACCGGCGTCATGGTTGGGTACGCGTTCATCACGGACACCCCGTTCGTGCTCATGGTGGTCAAGATCACCGAACAGGTCATGCAGCCATGGGAAACCATCCGCATGGAACTGCTCTGGCTGCTGGTGGTCAGCATCGTGGTCATTCTGCTGGTCATCGTGGGCGTGGCCACCCGCATGGTTTCCAAGATATTCATTGCGGACCAGACCCGGGCCAAGACCCTGCACCACATGGAACACACCAACCGCATGGCCTCCATCGGACGCCTTGCCGCGGGTGTGGCCCACGAGATCAACAATCCGCTGGCCATCATCAACGAAAAGGCCGGACTCATTAAGGACATCTTCACCTTCCGCGACGAATACGGCAAGGATGAACGGCTGGTGCGCAACGTGGACTCCATTCTCCAGTCCGTGCACCGTTGCGGCACCATCACCAAACGGCTGCTGAGCTTTGCCCGGCACATCGACGTGGCCATGGAACAGATTCATTTCAAGAAACTGGCCACCGAGGTCATCGGCTTTCTGCACAAGGAGGCCGAATACCGCAGCATATCCATCACCATGGATATTCCCGACGACCTGCCGGATTTCACCTCGGACCGCGGCAAGTTGCAGCAGATATTCCTGAACCTGGTCAACAACGCCTTCCAGGCCATGAACGACGGCGGCTCCCTGACCATCACGGCCCACAAGGCCGGGCCCAACGCGTTGCAGTTCACGGTGAGCGACGACGGCTGCGGCATCCCGGAAAACGACCGCAAACGCATATTCGAACCGTTCTTCTCCACCAAGAAGAAACGCGGCGGCACCGGGTTGGGCCTTTCCATCACGTACGGATTGGTGCAGGAACTGGACGGCACCATGACCGTGGCAAGCGAAGTGGGCAAGGGAACCACCTTCACCATCACACTGCCCATAACCCCCACAACCAACAAGGCTGAACAGGCATGA